In Macrobrachium rosenbergii isolate ZJJX-2024 chromosome 48, ASM4041242v1, whole genome shotgun sequence, one DNA window encodes the following:
- the LOC136831711 gene encoding uncharacterized protein — MSLKFVLLGAIGAFVAAYEPDAPPVLVELFSDIDPASCRWNMGHDLQETYYALKDTGIMNLYLNFYGNTEEPIGPGEFYEHRLAECAIFYNNNNDTLIEFFRCYMTEEHFPEAAIDGKHCAESVGIDWSVLEGCYLSEEGEQLLIKAGEKYHSMKPPVSSYPEYYINSHPRIQAYGNLKQYVCEAYTGTPPQECA; from the exons ATGAGCCTGAAGTTTGTCCTACTTGGGGCCATTGGCGCCTTCGTGGCTGCTTATGAG CCAGACGCCCCACCCGTGCTCGTGGAGCTCTTCTCCGACATCGACCCGGCCTCCTGCAGGTGGAACATGGGACACGATTTACAGGAGACTTACTACGCGCTGAAGGACACTGGGATCATGAACTTGTACCTTAACTTCTACGGGAACACTGAG GAACCTATCGGACCAGGAGAGTTCTACGAGCACAGACTGGCAGAATGCGCTAtcttctacaacaacaacaacgacaccCTGATCGAGTTCTTCAGATGCTACATGACGGAGGAACACTTCCCAGAAGCCGCCATTGACGGGAAGCAT TGTGCAGAAAGTGTGGGCATTGACTGGTCCGTCCTCGAAGGCTGTTACTTATCAGAGGAAGGCGAACAGCTTCTGATAAAGGCCGGGGAAAAATACCATAGCATGAAGCCACCGGTCAGTTCTTATCCAGAATATTATATCAACAGC CATCCGAGAATTCAGGCCTATGGGAACCTCAAGCAATACGTCTGCGAGGCTTATACTGGCACTCCCCCTCAAGAATGCGCGTGA